A genome region from Manis javanica isolate MJ-LG chromosome 3, MJ_LKY, whole genome shotgun sequence includes the following:
- the LOC140848131 gene encoding uncharacterized protein, producing MGRVLIELKPPDRRQHRIAGSKVPCILKEAVLPGVLKEEDAIKEKDKLLREAQAEVAREHQLQSIELKECQEQFAFTWEGWQWTFTILPQGYLHSPTICHGLVAQDLATWEKLPTVRLYHYIDDVTFTSNSLSDLEGAAPRLLQHLQEKGWAMNSAKVQGPGLSVKFLGVVWSGKTKVIPEAVIGKSRPSYFHNCNIAAGISGSSRLLESVYTALGANSEALIPVGTKGHQVGLG from the exons atgggcAGGGTCCtcattgaacttaaaccacctgat aggaggcagcacaggattgccggcagcaaggtgccatgtATTCTGAAGgaggcagtgctgccaggtgttctgaaggaggaagatgccatcaaagaaaaggacaaactcctgagggaagcacaggcggaggtggcacgagaacatcagctgcaaagcattgagctgaag gaatgtcaggaacagtttgccttcacgtgggaaggatggcaatggactttcaccatccttccacagggatacctccacagccccaccatctgtcatggacttgtagcccaggacttggctacatgggagaaactgccaacggtgcggctgtaccattatattgatgatgtcacgttcacatccaattctctttcagatctagaaggtgcagcacctagactgctgcaacatttacaggagaaaggatgggctatgaacagtgccaaggttcagggacctggtttgtctgttaaattcctgggggtcgtctggtcgggtaagaccaaagttataccagaagcagttataggcAAGTCCAGGCCTTCCTACTTCCACAACTGTAACATTGCTGcaggaatttctgggtcttctaggctactggagagtgtttataccgcACTTGgcgcaaattctgaagcccttataccggttggtacgaaagggcatcaggtgggactgggatga